One genomic segment of Paenibacillus durus includes these proteins:
- a CDS encoding DUF1273 domain-containing protein, whose translation MKTLLVTGYRAHELGIFDRKHPGIPYIKKALASRMVPLLEEGLEWIITPGQYGIDLWACETALELKERYPGLKLGIIAAHAAPEERWKEEKQDEFRRIAAAADYYGAVSNRPYEGSWQFKARDELLMRKSDGLLLVYDEEAQEGSPKYIKERALKLSEESGYALLTISMDDIQSMADEEQLSSYE comes from the coding sequence ATGAAAACACTGCTTGTTACCGGCTACCGGGCGCATGAGCTGGGTATTTTTGACCGTAAGCATCCCGGCATTCCCTATATCAAAAAAGCGCTCGCTTCCCGAATGGTCCCGCTGCTGGAAGAGGGGCTGGAGTGGATTATTACCCCCGGCCAGTACGGAATCGACCTGTGGGCGTGCGAGACCGCGCTGGAGCTAAAAGAACGCTATCCCGGCCTGAAGCTGGGCATAATCGCGGCCCATGCCGCTCCCGAGGAAAGATGGAAGGAAGAGAAGCAGGACGAGTTCCGCCGGATTGCGGCGGCGGCCGATTATTACGGGGCGGTCAGCAACCGGCCCTACGAAGGAAGCTGGCAGTTCAAGGCGAGGGATGAGCTGCTGATGCGCAAAAGCGACGGGCTGCTGCTGGTGTATGACGAAGAAGCGCAGGAAGGGAGCCCGAAATACATCAAGGAGCGGGCGCTGAAGCTGAGTGAAGAGAGCGGGTATGCGCTGCTGACGATTTCGATGGACGATATCCAGAGTATGGCGGATGAGGAGCAGCTGTCTTCATACGAATGA
- a CDS encoding nitroreductase family protein, translated as MRIVEMEPKLYASIESRVSRRKYTAPPAAEQLDELKLYAEALNEDAGGAVRIGVWADGAEDVFGGLSNSYGMFSGVKAFAAFIGREKREEARVKTLCGYYGEQFVLKANALGLGTCWVAGTFDKAMAKRIAGVGEGELLICVAPLGAVPDSLSLREKMVKGFSTGRKRKPVEQLLRNPGELETAPGWMKSALAAARTAPSAMNSQPWRFTLLPAQNALAAQAEGRTHQESVDLGIAMAHIEIAALQAGVSGVWMEEAGTWTFTAK; from the coding sequence TTGAGAATCGTAGAAATGGAACCTAAGCTGTATGCCAGCATCGAATCACGGGTATCCCGCAGGAAGTACACGGCACCACCCGCTGCGGAGCAGCTTGATGAATTGAAGCTCTATGCGGAGGCGCTCAATGAAGACGCAGGAGGAGCCGTACGGATTGGGGTTTGGGCGGATGGAGCCGAAGATGTATTCGGCGGATTGAGCAACAGCTACGGCATGTTTAGCGGTGTGAAGGCTTTTGCCGCTTTTATCGGCAGAGAGAAGAGGGAAGAGGCGCGAGTCAAGACTCTGTGCGGTTATTACGGGGAGCAGTTCGTCCTGAAGGCGAATGCGCTGGGCTTAGGAACATGCTGGGTTGCAGGCACCTTTGACAAGGCGATGGCGAAGCGGATCGCCGGGGTGGGCGAGGGGGAGCTGCTCATTTGTGTGGCTCCGCTCGGAGCTGTACCGGATAGCCTCAGCCTGAGGGAGAAGATGGTAAAAGGCTTCTCAACCGGACGCAAGCGCAAGCCGGTTGAGCAATTGCTCCGCAATCCCGGGGAATTGGAGACGGCTCCCGGCTGGATGAAATCGGCGCTCGCTGCGGCACGGACCGCCCCGTCGGCGATGAATTCTCAGCCGTGGAGATTTACCCTCTTACCGGCGCAAAATGCGCTCGCCGCGCAGGCGGAAGGACGTACCCACCAGGAGTCGGTCGATCTCGGCATTGCTATGGCGCATATCGAGATAGCTGCGCTTCAGGCCGGTGTTTCCGGAGTGTGGATGGAAGAGGCGGGAACCTGGACGTTTACGGCAAAATGA
- a CDS encoding GH32 C-terminal domain-containing protein: MGKGKKHPGSRWLNVLVAILLLGTVMFPGSYAAASEAGGANDTGNIGSALTAGVSSNLSGWTVRDKGTIEETPEGLKLSSAENGFALSAEQGESFSYEADVTLLQDSGVVSLIFRSNDSGWGSYMAQLDPGADILKLKDANGDRVLKTESVALSAGETYHLKVTAEGTSLKVYWNGGAEPLLTALDTAYTSGYFGMHVWNSAAVFQNIRMEVINTETKPGTVNSNLSGWTAKDKGMIEETPEGLKLSSAENGFVLSAEQGESFSYEADVTLLQDSGVVSFIFRSNDSGWGSYMAQLDPGADILKLKDADGDRVLKTESVTLSAGETYHLKVTAEGTSLKVYWNGGAEPLLEAEDTAYTSGYFGMHVWNSAAVFQNIYAGQPGKAEPIEMAGVSSNLTGWSQRGVGNASSSPEGLQLTASGEATVMSDTYAQDFTYESDVTLKSADSAGSLLLRSDETGRNGFLVQVDAKAGKIRLLDANSAHPDRLWIEKSIAILPDVSYHVKVKADGNRIQVYWNGKYDPVISAETELYSGNRRLGLRASGAAVFQNIEVSELLTNIEELNSEASGWMKDLQGLKGSSEGAQWSLHLSGSQEGDFVLEANVTIAVYSPSAEAALLFRANEDGSGYWLQLNANEGTVKLVKSGSAGREVLASTSDIPLVPGKKHHIEIHAVGSQISAYVDGYEGAAAQLEDTSYASGLTGLAVTGGSAYFQDVYLTPSGGYYNEIYRPAYHYTPARGSASDPNGLVYFEGEYHLFHQSAGQWAHAVSTDLVHWRRLPLALNWNDLGHVWSGAAIADEHNASGLFGDSGGKGLIAYYTSFNPDKTGGNQQIGLAYSKDKGRTWQYYGNEAIIKNPGYTSGNEPVVWDFRDPKVVRDEAGNRWIMVVSGGDHIRFYTSENLIDWTLTGSFGYGSYIRGGVWECPDLFPLPVDGDNSQTKWVLMISMGANPKTNGSDAEYFIGELTPDGKFVNDNPAGTVLRTDFGKEMYASTSFANVPGGRRIMLAWMTNWDYPFSFPTSPWKGQMTVPRELSLKTTPEGVRLAQTPIVELQDLRGTPFVVSDTDVSADTENILASSFGNAYEIEAELELPEKGAASEFGFRLREGGAQRTVVGYRTGSGKLFVDRSASGRTDFSSKFSSVHEAKVQPENSALKLRILVDESSVEVFAADGRTVFSDVILPDKARSGMSFYAKGGTVNVKSIKVYPLKNIWNEGLQPDESAGRIILDRSLLELGAGESKEIFAGVLPHKSAQELVWTSGDESVVTADPSGSASVVLKAVAPGTAAVTVKTRDGSMSAVITVIVGTFNTNLKKWKPNSSWAVTSEGIRGTFDTDSSYMSGERAADFTYEADVMLPRTGGAGSMLFRSNADGTSGYYFNLDPNMKAARLFYMADGQFQDRQVLAKVPMALTTGVKHHAKITAAGTRITIELDGRQIIDVDDDTFRQGTFGVNVFGGDAYYQNVNVSGTTPADDRLYRFVNAGTGAALTVDSQSSLAKLKALPQQESVNQYWSYYPIKNNAYTIRTGESGKSLDWDTGANTVQLYAYLGYDNQRWLVHDNADGTITILSKFKPDKALEAREDGTVRLENADGSDHQKWRAVKVEASGEQPKPTPSASPSAAPSAVTSAAPSAGESEAPSATPPATPSDAPTPAPAPTPSPVQQPDNGVTGTADQAAASFFSAAKTERVDGSVLEIKLDKAALEQLVGGKAADLQIKVSGKEDIVLSGLSAAEWNRLFQGGSRLTVSTPELIVPLPALSLGDSIEGLGGDAKAEDIGVRLSIEHSPAASNVEKTAASQGYRLLADPLAVKLTLSYKDKSVSAPLKAPVELLMAVPADQAGTQGGIAAVSVQDEGKLFAVPASLKTVNHIRYAVIHEAAGYRTYALLSGRTSFSDTRNHWVQGIAADLADRMMLTGGGDGRFAPDRTVTRAELAALTVRSLGLMGGEIPSAAFRDVPASSWAYGPAALAQRFGLMSGYPGGVFGGSGEVTREQAMVVVYNAVRLIQGGGAAPDAAKTSSSLTSFADRSKLSPWASEAAAYLIDSGIVKGDGSRELRPKDTLTRAEAAALIHRMLQANGWID, from the coding sequence ATGGGAAAAGGGAAGAAGCATCCGGGCAGCCGCTGGTTAAACGTGTTAGTTGCGATTCTGCTGCTGGGGACCGTTATGTTTCCAGGTTCATACGCGGCGGCGTCGGAGGCCGGAGGCGCAAATGATACAGGCAATATTGGAAGCGCTTTAACTGCTGGCGTCAGCAGCAACCTAAGCGGCTGGACGGTGAGGGACAAGGGAACGATCGAAGAGACGCCGGAAGGATTGAAGCTGTCCTCGGCGGAGAACGGGTTCGCGCTGTCAGCAGAGCAGGGGGAGAGCTTCAGCTACGAAGCGGATGTAACCCTGCTGCAGGACAGCGGCGTGGTGTCGCTTATCTTCCGCTCAAATGACAGCGGCTGGGGCTCTTACATGGCGCAGCTTGACCCGGGAGCGGATATCCTGAAGCTGAAAGATGCGAACGGGGACCGGGTGCTGAAGACGGAAAGCGTGGCGCTCAGCGCCGGAGAAACGTACCACCTCAAAGTGACGGCGGAGGGTACGTCGCTGAAGGTGTACTGGAACGGCGGAGCGGAGCCTCTGCTCACCGCGCTCGACACCGCCTACACGAGCGGGTACTTCGGGATGCATGTCTGGAACAGCGCGGCGGTGTTCCAGAATATACGCATGGAAGTCATTAATACGGAGACGAAGCCGGGAACGGTGAACAGCAACTTGAGCGGCTGGACGGCGAAGGACAAGGGAATGATCGAAGAGACGCCGGAAGGATTGAAGCTGTCCTCGGCGGAGAACGGGTTCGTACTGTCAGCAGAGCAGGGGGAGAGCTTCAGCTACGAAGCGGATGTAACCCTGCTGCAGGACAGCGGCGTGGTGTCGTTTATCTTCCGCTCGAATGACAGCGGCTGGGGCTCATACATGGCGCAGCTGGACCCTGGGGCGGATATCCTTAAGCTGAAGGATGCGGATGGCGACCGGGTGCTAAAGACGGAGAGTGTGACGCTCAGCGCCGGAGAGACGTACCATCTCAAGGTGACGGCGGAGGGTACGTCGCTGAAGGTGTACTGGAACGGCGGAGCGGAGCCGCTGCTTGAGGCGGAGGATACCGCCTACACGAGCGGGTACTTCGGTATGCATGTCTGGAACAGCGCGGCGGTGTTCCAGAATATTTATGCGGGTCAGCCGGGTAAAGCGGAGCCGATAGAGATGGCCGGCGTCAGCAGCAATCTTACGGGTTGGTCGCAGCGCGGTGTTGGAAACGCTTCCTCAAGCCCTGAAGGTCTTCAACTGACGGCATCGGGCGAGGCTACGGTCATGTCGGACACCTATGCTCAGGACTTTACCTATGAGAGCGACGTAACGCTGAAGTCGGCGGATTCGGCAGGCTCCCTGCTGCTGCGTTCGGATGAGACGGGGCGGAACGGATTTCTGGTCCAGGTGGATGCAAAAGCGGGCAAGATCAGATTGCTTGACGCGAACAGCGCGCATCCGGACCGGCTGTGGATCGAGAAAAGCATCGCTATTCTGCCGGATGTCAGCTACCACGTCAAAGTTAAGGCGGATGGGAATCGCATACAAGTCTATTGGAACGGCAAATACGATCCCGTAATCAGCGCTGAAACGGAGCTTTACTCCGGCAACAGGCGGCTGGGACTTCGCGCAAGCGGCGCTGCGGTGTTTCAGAATATCGAGGTGAGCGAACTGCTCACGAATATAGAAGAGCTGAACAGTGAAGCCAGCGGATGGATGAAGGATCTGCAAGGCCTTAAGGGATCGTCGGAAGGAGCGCAGTGGTCGCTGCATCTTTCCGGCTCGCAAGAGGGGGATTTTGTCCTGGAGGCCAACGTTACGATTGCCGTCTATTCACCGTCCGCCGAAGCGGCGCTGCTGTTCCGGGCAAACGAAGACGGTTCCGGCTACTGGCTTCAATTGAATGCGAATGAAGGCACAGTTAAGCTGGTGAAGTCGGGTTCGGCAGGACGGGAGGTGCTGGCTTCCACTTCGGATATTCCGCTTGTTCCCGGGAAGAAGCATCATATTGAAATTCATGCCGTGGGTTCCCAAATCTCGGCCTATGTGGACGGCTATGAGGGAGCGGCTGCCCAGCTTGAGGATACCAGCTATGCCTCGGGCTTGACCGGTCTTGCCGTAACCGGCGGCAGCGCTTATTTTCAGGATGTCTATTTGACGCCTTCCGGCGGATATTACAATGAAATTTACCGTCCGGCGTATCATTATACGCCTGCTCGCGGCTCGGCAAGCGATCCGAACGGGCTGGTCTATTTTGAAGGGGAATATCATCTCTTTCACCAGAGCGCCGGACAATGGGCCCACGCGGTCAGCACTGATCTTGTCCACTGGCGGCGTCTGCCGCTTGCGCTAAACTGGAATGATCTGGGCCATGTCTGGTCCGGGGCAGCAATTGCCGATGAGCATAACGCTTCGGGGCTGTTCGGCGATTCGGGCGGCAAGGGGCTTATTGCTTACTACACCTCCTTTAATCCGGACAAAACGGGCGGCAATCAACAGATCGGGCTCGCTTACAGCAAGGATAAAGGCCGTACCTGGCAGTATTACGGGAACGAAGCGATTATCAAAAATCCGGGTTATACAAGCGGAAATGAGCCGGTAGTCTGGGATTTCCGCGATCCGAAGGTGGTGCGCGACGAAGCGGGCAACCGCTGGATCATGGTCGTTTCCGGCGGCGATCATATCCGCTTCTACACCTCGGAGAATCTGATCGACTGGACGCTGACCGGCAGCTTCGGTTACGGCAGTTATATACGGGGCGGCGTGTGGGAATGCCCTGACCTGTTTCCTCTTCCGGTGGACGGGGACAATTCACAGACGAAATGGGTGCTGATGATCAGCATGGGCGCCAATCCGAAGACGAACGGATCGGACGCCGAATATTTTATCGGCGAGTTGACGCCTGACGGTAAATTTGTGAACGACAATCCGGCCGGGACCGTACTGAGGACCGACTTTGGCAAGGAGATGTACGCTTCGACTTCCTTTGCGAACGTACCCGGAGGCCGGCGTATTATGCTGGCCTGGATGACGAACTGGGATTATCCGTTCAGCTTCCCGACCTCGCCGTGGAAAGGACAAATGACGGTTCCGCGCGAATTGTCGCTCAAGACGACGCCGGAAGGCGTCCGTTTGGCGCAGACTCCGATTGTCGAGCTTCAGGATCTGCGGGGTACGCCATTCGTGGTCAGTGATACGGACGTCTCTGCGGATACGGAAAATATTCTGGCCTCATCCTTCGGCAATGCCTATGAAATTGAGGCCGAGCTTGAACTGCCTGAGAAGGGAGCAGCTTCCGAATTCGGATTCCGTCTGCGTGAAGGCGGAGCGCAGCGGACCGTTGTCGGTTACCGCACAGGAAGCGGCAAGCTGTTCGTTGACCGTTCTGCTTCCGGGCGGACCGATTTCTCATCCAAGTTCTCGTCTGTACATGAAGCCAAGGTGCAGCCGGAGAACTCCGCGCTGAAGCTTCGTATTCTGGTGGACGAATCCTCTGTCGAGGTGTTTGCGGCGGACGGCAGGACGGTATTCTCCGACGTTATTTTACCGGATAAGGCGCGCAGCGGCATGAGCTTCTACGCCAAGGGCGGCACGGTGAATGTGAAGTCGATTAAGGTGTATCCGCTTAAAAATATTTGGAACGAAGGATTGCAGCCGGACGAATCGGCCGGCCGGATCATTCTGGACCGCAGCCTGCTGGAGCTGGGGGCCGGGGAATCCAAAGAGATATTCGCTGGTGTGCTGCCGCATAAGTCCGCTCAGGAGCTCGTCTGGACCTCCGGAGACGAATCGGTTGTAACAGCCGACCCGTCCGGTTCTGCCAGCGTTGTGCTGAAGGCGGTGGCGCCCGGCACGGCAGCCGTTACTGTAAAGACGCGGGACGGCAGCATGTCCGCCGTTATCACGGTAATCGTAGGGACATTCAATACGAATCTGAAGAAATGGAAGCCGAATTCCAGCTGGGCCGTTACGTCCGAAGGCATCAGGGGTACTTTTGACACCGACTCGAGCTATATGTCCGGGGAACGGGCGGCCGATTTCACCTATGAAGCAGACGTTATGCTCCCGCGCACAGGCGGAGCCGGCTCGATGCTGTTCAGGTCGAATGCCGACGGAACGAGCGGGTACTATTTCAACCTTGACCCGAACATGAAGGCGGCACGCCTGTTCTATATGGCCGACGGCCAGTTCCAGGACCGGCAGGTGCTGGCGAAAGTGCCGATGGCTCTGACCACGGGAGTGAAGCATCATGCGAAAATCACAGCCGCAGGCACGCGGATAACTATCGAGCTGGACGGCCGGCAGATTATTGATGTGGATGACGACACTTTCCGCCAGGGCACATTTGGCGTGAACGTATTCGGCGGCGATGCCTATTACCAGAACGTCAATGTGTCCGGGACAACGCCGGCCGACGATAGACTTTACCGTTTCGTTAACGCGGGTACAGGAGCGGCGCTTACCGTAGACAGCCAGAGTTCCTTGGCCAAACTTAAAGCGCTTCCGCAGCAGGAGTCGGTCAATCAATACTGGAGCTATTATCCGATCAAAAATAACGCCTACACGATCCGGACGGGGGAAAGCGGCAAATCGCTCGACTGGGATACGGGAGCCAACACGGTCCAACTATACGCTTATCTTGGCTATGACAACCAGCGTTGGCTGGTGCATGACAACGCTGACGGAACGATAACGATCCTGTCCAAGTTCAAGCCGGACAAAGCGCTGGAAGCCAGGGAGGACGGGACGGTCAGACTGGAAAATGCCGATGGTTCAGACCATCAAAAATGGCGCGCCGTGAAAGTGGAAGCCAGCGGTGAGCAGCCTAAGCCGACGCCGTCTGCGTCACCATCGGCAGCGCCATCTGCGGTAACGTCAGCAGCCCCGTCAGCCGGGGAATCGGAAGCGCCATCGGCTACGCCACCAGCAACGCCGTCAGACGCACCGACCCCCGCACCAGCGCCGACACCATCGCCGGTGCAGCAGCCGGACAATGGCGTAACGGGAACCGCTGATCAGGCTGCGGCATCTTTCTTTTCCGCCGCTAAGACGGAGCGTGTGGATGGTTCGGTGCTGGAAATCAAGCTCGACAAAGCCGCGCTGGAGCAGTTGGTCGGCGGCAAGGCAGCCGACCTGCAGATCAAGGTTAGCGGCAAGGAGGATATTGTGCTGAGCGGCTTGTCGGCGGCGGAGTGGAATAGGCTGTTTCAAGGAGGCAGCCGCCTTACCGTCAGCACGCCCGAGCTTATCGTGCCGCTGCCTGCGCTTTCGCTCGGAGATTCCATCGAAGGGCTGGGCGGAGACGCGAAGGCGGAGGATATCGGAGTGCGCCTATCTATAGAGCACAGTCCGGCGGCATCCAATGTGGAGAAGACGGCCGCCAGCCAAGGTTATCGGCTGCTGGCCGATCCGCTGGCCGTCAAACTGACGCTTAGTTACAAGGATAAGAGTGTATCCGCGCCTTTGAAGGCTCCCGTTGAACTGCTGATGGCGGTTCCGGCAGATCAGGCGGGAACCCAAGGCGGGATTGCCGCAGTTTCGGTTCAGGATGAAGGAAAGCTGTTCGCCGTTCCCGCTTCGCTGAAGACGGTGAACCATATCCGGTATGCCGTGATCCACGAGGCTGCCGGTTACCGGACTTACGCGCTGCTGAGCGGCAGGACTTCCTTCTCCGACACCCGGAACCACTGGGTCCAAGGTATCGCCGCAGACCTGGCGGACCGCATGATGCTTACCGGAGGCGGGGACGGCCGTTTTGCGCCGGACCGCACGGTTACGCGCGCCGAACTGGCGGCGCTGACCGTCCGAAGCCTCGGGCTCATGGGCGGAGAGATACCTTCCGCCGCCTTCCGTGACGTGCCCGCCTCCTCTTGGGCCTATGGGCCGGCGGCGCTTGCGCAGCGGTTCGGCCTGATGTCCGGTTATCCCGGCGGCGTCTTTGGCGGCAGCGGCGAGGTGACCCGGGAGCAGGCCATGGTGGTCGTTTATAACGCCGTCCGCCTGATCCAAGGGGGCGGCGCCGCACCCGATGCTGCGAAGACGAGTAGCAGCCTGACCTCTTTCGCGGACCGGAGCAAGCTATCTCCATGGGCTTCGGAAGCGGCGGCCTATCTTATTGACAGCGGCATTGTCAAGGGAGACGGCTCCCGCGAGCTCCGGCCAAAGGATACGCTGACAAGAGCGGAAGCAGCCGCCTTGATTCACCGCATGCTTCAGGCAAACGGCTGGATCGACTGA